The Desulfonatronospira thiodismutans ASO3-1 DNA segment CCGGTCTTGCCCCCCACCTCCACATCCCTGGTCCGGAGCCGTCTGGCTGTACCGCGTTCCTTTTCCACGGTATCCACCATGGCCTGGTAAATAAAATCCAGAGTTTCTTCCTGCCACGGCAAGGGTTGGGGGTCCAGCTTCTTTTCCTCCAGTAGAAGGCTTGGCCTGTAAAGCGTACCTCCATTGGTTAGTGCCGCGGTAAAAACCGCCATCTGAAGTGGAGTGGTCTGCACAAAACCCTGCCCAATGACCATGTTCAGATTGTCCCCGCCTCTCCAGGCCTCGCCTACATTTCTGAGCTTCCAGTCCCTGTCCGGTATGATACCGGCCCTTTCGTGGGGAAGATTGATCCCGGTGGGCTTTCCCAGCCCGCTTTTTTTTGCAAAGGGGCTCATCTTGTCCACACCCAGCTTGCGGGCCAGTTTGTAAAAATAAGTATCGCAGGACTGGACTAAGGCCTTGCTCATATCCACATCTCCATGATGATGCCAGCACCTGAAAACCCGGTTACCCAGCCTGTAACGGGCCCTGCAGAAAATCTCCTCTTCCGGATCAAACCCCTCTTCCAGGCCCAGGGCGGCCATGACAGGCTTGAATACGGAACCCGGGGGATAAGCGTTCTGGATGGTCCTGTTGCGCAGGGGCCTGTGCGGATCTTCGATAAGATCCCTCCAGTCAGCATGGGATATGCCGAAAACGAACTTGTTGTTGTCATAACCCGGGGTGCTTACCAGGGCCCTGACCTGCCCGGTATCGGCATCAAGGACCACCACAGCTCCGCTCTTACCCTGCATCTGGGAATAAATGTGCTTTTGCAGGTCAAGATCTATGCTCAATTGCACGTTCTGACCTGATTCCGGGTATTGAAGCACCTGTTCCCGCAGGACCCTGCCCGCAGCATCCACCTCCTGCTGCTTGAGCCCTTTGGTCCCCCGCAGAGTCTGCTCCATGGTCAGTTCAAGGCCGTGCTTGCCCACATTGTCCCCCAGTCGCAGACCGGGGTCCCTTTTGAGCTCCTCCTCGCTGGCCTGGGCCACGTAACCCAGCACATGGGACAGAACTTCACCCTGCGGGTATTTCCTCCTGGGCTGCACCATGATTTTCACCCCCGGCCAGTAAGGCACCTCGGTCTCCACCCTGGTCAAAAGCTCATAGGAAAGGTTGGATACCAGGACCTGCTTTTCAAAAGACCTGACCATGTCCCTGCCCCTTTCAAACTCGGCCCTGATCTGCTCCAGAGGGATGTTGGTCCACCTGCTTATCTGCTTCAGAGTCCGGTCTATGTCCGGTGTGTCCTCCCGGACCAGGGCCAGGCTGTATGAAGGCTCGTTCACCGCCAGCAGTCTGCCATCGCGGTCCTGAAAAAGCCCCCTGGGGGCATAGACCAGCTGCCTGCGCTGCACATTGTCCTGGGCCTTTTCAAAAAAGTAGTCCGCCTTGTAAACCTGCAGGTACCACAAACGCACCGCAAAAACACAGAACAGAGCGACCACCAGGAACAGAAGAAAATTGTATCCCAGCTTTTCACGCAGCAGGCTTTTTTCTTCGAACAAGCTCATGCATTATGTACTTATTAAAAAGATTATATATTAACATCCAGAGGATAAAATGCACAGCGAACTGAACAAGTACTGACTCCGCATCCATGTGCACCGGCTGACCAAGATCCTGCATGCCGGCCATGACTAAGACAAGGCCTTTTTTAAAAACAGCAAGAAACAGGAATAAAAAAGCCATGAACAAAACATTTCTGGCCTCAAAAAACATGCTGGCCAGAGAATACGTCATGATCAGACCTGCATAATAAAGGATTACGGTCCCGAAGGCCAGGTTACCGGTCCCTTCCAGCAGGAGCATCCATAAGCACCCCAGCCAGAAGGCTGTATTTATAAATCCGAACTGCAGAAGCACCACCAGTCCAGGAGAGAAGAAGTCCGTGCCGGGCAGGAAAAACTGCCCCCAGATCCCGACGATGGTGAAAAAAATCCAGAATGCTGTATGTTTGAACAGAAAAGTTCCCCTGCTTCAAAAACCCTTGTTAAAAATCATATCCGCCCCGCTCGTCCAGCAGCATATCCTCCCCTGAAAAGTCCCGGATAATACCGTCGAAATCCAGGTAATCAGTCCTTAACTTGGTTATATTGTCCAGAACCATGACCTCTTCCCTGTCCATCGCCGACACCAGCTTTTCAGCCTCCACCAGCTGAAACAGGCGGATTTCGGAACGCTCCACCCTGCTCACCCTGGCCACCGGCAGGCCCTTGGGGTAAATACCGGCTGTACCGGAAGTTACTAAGTACTCCCCCTCCTGCAGCGGAGCATTCAAATGCACATACTGAACCGCCAGAGGCTTGTTCTGGCCCTGTCCGGCGATTATGCCCGGGGTCCTGGACCTTGAGCTGACCACAGGTATGCGGCTGTTGGGGTCTGAAAGCAGCAGCACGGTTGAAAAGTTGAGACCGGTTTTATAGGTCCTTCCAAGAACACCTTCCGGAGCCACCACAGGCATGTTGGAGCTTATCCCCTGCAGCCGTCCCTTGTCCACGATAATGGATTCCAGAACACCCAAGGGGCCGTAATTGTGGGCCACGACCCGCAGCCCGCTGCTGCTCCAGCCCGGTGGTGAAGTAAACTCCAGAAGGTCTTCAAGCCTCTCGGCGAAAGCAGCCTTTTCAGACTTGGCAGCCAGCTCCAGCTTGAGACTGTCCAGTTCACGGCGAAGCTCCCTGTTCTCCTGGTGCACGTCCACCAGATATACATAGCGCTCCCAGAAATCCTGGGCCATGGAATGGACCCGGACTCCGGGTTTGAGCACCCAGCCCACGAATTCCAGGCCTGTATAGGCCCCCAGGCGATCCAGGACTTCAGTGCGGGCATTCCAGGTATAAAGACCCAGGTACAGTGCAACACAGACAAAGAACAGGCCGATAATTTTTTTGGCAGTAATTTCCAGGCTAATCTATGGTAACCTCCTTGAGTACATCAAGATTATCCAGAACTTTGCCGGATCCAACAGCCACTGTGGACAGTGGATCTTCTATCACCGTAATGGGCAGGGATGTCTCATCCATGAGCAGCCTGTCCAGGCCCTTGAGCAGGGCCCCGCCCCCGGTAAGGACTATGCCGCGGTCCACGATATCCGAGGCCAGTTCCGGCGGTGTCTGTTCCAGGGCGATTCTTACCGCCTGGACAATGCTTTCCACCTGTTCCGAGATGGCCTTGCGCACCTCTTCGGAGGTTATGGTGATATTCTGGGGTATCCCCGAAACCAGGTCCCGGCCCTTGACCACCATCTGCTGTTCGTCATCCAGGGGATAGGCCGAGGCTATTGTGTTTTTTATGATTTCCGCGTTGCTCTCTCCGATGAGCATATTGTACTTGCGCTTGACGTGATGCTTGATGGAGTCGTCCATTTTGTCGCCGCCCACCCGGACAGACCTGCTGTAGACTATTCCGGACAGGGAGATCACCGCAACCTCGGTGGTGCCTCCGCCGATATCCACAACCATGTTGGAAGTGGGCTCGGTTATGGGCAGGTTGGCCCCGATGGCTGCAGCCATGGGCTCCTCAATGAGATAGACTTCCCTGGCTCCGGCACTCTGCGCGGATTCCTTGACCGCCCTTTTTTCCACCTGAGTGATGCCCGTTGGCACGCAGATGATTATACGCGGTCTCACCAGTCGCCTGCTGTTGTGCACCTTGGTTATAAAATGCCTGAGCATGGCTTCCGTGACTTCAAAGTCGGCTATTACTCCGTCCTTCATGGGACGGATGGCTGTAATGTTGCCCGGAGTACGCCCGAGCATCTTCTTGGCTTCTTCCCCCACGGCCAGCACCTTGTTGTTGCCCCGCAAGTCTCTTTTGACCGCTACCACAGATGGTTCCCGCAGGACAATACCCTTGCCCTTTACATACACGCAGGTGTTGGCGGTCCCCAGGTCGATGGCCAGGTCGTTGGACACAGCTCCGAACAGTCGGTCCAGAATTCTCGTCATTACTTTTCTCCGCTCGAGTATTTGCCCGGTGCCGATAATTGAACAGGCATCCGGGAATTAAGGTTGATGGCAAGGCCAGAGTCAGGTGCGGATCCAGCCCCTGAATTGACCCGGGGCTTGAATATGCTTAATGTAGGGTTTATGCGTACAGCACTGCGACGCCCGGATAAAGAGCGGGTCTTTCCCCGGTAGGCCGTCTGTCTGTATAATTAATGACCCAATCTAAAAATATTATCAGAAGTAGAACCAACAGGCAATACGGCAGGGCTGCGTTTTTTATATGGATATCTACAATACTCTATCCAGCCACTGGAGAAAAAAGTTCAACACCCGGGTTCAAAAAATCCCCCTGGATGCTGGTTTTGACTGTCCCAACAGGGACGGCACCATCTCTGACAAAGGCTGTATATTCTGCAATCCGGCAGGATCCGGAACCGGACTATACTCCTCAGGCATGAGCCTTGAGCAGCAGTACCAATACTGGCGCACAAAATATCTGTCCAGGCATCCGGAAGCGTTATTTGCTGCTTACCTGCAATCTTTCAGCAATACCTACGGCCCTGCCTTTAGAATAAAAAACTGCCTCAAAGAGCTTGCCTCTCTCCCGGGCCTGGAAGTTCTGTGCACAGGCACCAGGCCGGACTGCCTGGATCAGGAAAAGATGCGTATCCTGGCCGGATTCCAGGCAAAAGAGACCTGGCTGGAAATGGGTCTTCAAAGCTCCAGGCCTGAGACCCTAAAGCGCATAAACCGGGGACACACGCCTGATGATTTTGCCCATGCCTGCCGCATGGCCCACAGAGAGGGCCTGAAAGTGTGCGCTCATGTCATAGCAGGTCTGCCCGGGGAAAACCTGGAGGATTTCCTGGAAACTGTAGATTTTATAAACCTGCTTCCGGTCCAGGGGATCAAAGTGCATAACATCTACGTCTGCAAAAACACCCCCCTGGCCGGATGGTGGAGACAGGGGCTTTTCACTCCCCTGTCCCGGGAAGAGTACGTAAACTGGGCCGTGGCGGCCCTGTCCAGACTGAGACCGGACATTGTGGTGCACCGGCTTACCGGGGATCCTTCCGGGGACGAGCTTCTTACCCCGGAATGGTCCAGAGACAAAACCACTACCATAAACAGCATCAAAAAATCCATGCAAAGCCGGGACCTGAAGCAGGGAGCAGATTGCCGGCTCAGTGCAGATGTGGCTTCTGCAGACGCCTTGAGTACCTGCGCATCCCGGCAGGAATAACCGGCAGGTATAGATGGATATGCGTGTAAGACTTACTCTTGCCTACGACGGCACCGGATATAACGGCTGGCAGATCCAGAAAGACGGCCTTACCATCCAGGGGGAGCTTGAAAAGGCCCTGTCCCGAATTTGTTCCGCAAGTATACGCGTGCACGGTTCCGGACGCACCGATGCCGGAGTGCATGCCCTGGGGCAGGTTGCCCACTTCGATCCACCGCCAAAATTTCTCAATGTTCCCTGGAACAGGGCCTTGAATGCCGTTTTACCCCCAGGCATTCGCGTACTTGACTTTGCCCGGACAGACAGAAAGTTCCACGCCCGTTTTTCGGCCCGGGCCAAGCAGTATTCCTACACCCTGTGGACCCAGGGAGCCTTTTTTTATCCCCAGCGTAGAAACTTTGTCTGGAACACAGGCCCCCTCGACCTGGAAGCAATGCAGGAAGCCACCACCTGCCTGACAGGGAGCCATGATTTCAACTGCTTTATGAACAAGGGCACCGAAATTACGGATACCATAAGGACCGTCCGGAACATCCTCCTGGCACCCGGGTTTACTCCCCAGGAAACAGTGGTCTGGATTCAGGCCGACGGTTTTTTGAAACAGATGGCCAGAAATATTGTCTCCGCCCTGGTCCAGGTTGGAAGAAAAAAACTATCCCAGGCTGAACTAAAGTCCATTATCCAGGGCCGGGACAGGGCCCTGGCCCCTGCAACCGCCCCGGCCCGGGGGCTTTGTCTGGAGCATGTTACATATTGATTCCAGTCATGCTTTGTGGTATTAGTTCTCACAATCGGCAAACCTCCGGATTATTGACTTTTAAACAAAAAACATTACGCTAAATCGTTATGAGTAAAGAACTTACAGGGACTCTGCCCAGCCCGGGGACAGTGTCTGAGGAAGAAATAAAGGAACCGCAGCGCTATAAGGTTCTGCTGCACAATGACGATTATACCACCATGGAATTCGTAGTTCATGTGCTGCAGAAAGTCTTTCACAAGACGGAATCCGAAGCAATGCATATAATGCTGAGTGTACACAAGAACGGCACAGGTGTATGCGGTATCTATACCGGGGAGGTCGCAGAAACCAAGGTGGCCATGGTCACCAGCATGGCCAGGAAAAAAGGTTACCCCCTTAAATGCACAATGGAAGAGGTTTAAATGCTAAGTAAAGAATTGGAAAGAATAATCGCCAGGGCCATACGGGAAGTCAAGGTCCGCCACCACGAGTACCTGACTCTGGAACATATACTCTACGCCTATCTCATGGATGACAAGGGCAAAGAGGTCCTTTCGGACTGTGGCGCAGACCTGTTTAAGCTCAAAAATCAGCTGGAAAGGTTTTTCACCGATCATATGGAGGTAATGCCTCCAAGCGGCGACCGCGAAGTGGTCCAGACCATCGGGGTGCAGAGGGTCATGCACAAGGCCCTGTCCCAGATACAGTCCTCGGGCAAGAATATGATCCAGGCCGGGGACCTGCTGGCGGCAATGTTTGAAGAAGAAGAGGCCTTTGCTGTCTACTATCTGCAGTCCCAGGGCTTGAGCCGCCTGGATATTCTGGAGTACATCTCCCACGGCATGGAAAAGGACCGTCCGGGATCGGCCTGTTCCGGATGCAAGCCCAAGGAAAAAAACGAAAAAAGCGCTCTGGCCCAGTACACCCAGGACCTGGTGGAAAAGGCCGGCAAAAAGCTCATCGACCCTCTTGTGGGCAGAGAGGAAGAGCTCAAAAGGGTCATCCAGGTGCTTTTGCGGCGCAGGAAAAACAACCCCATATTTGTCGGCGATGCAGGGGTGGGCAAAACAGCCATGGCCGAAGGACTGGCCCTGCAGATATCACAGAAAAAAGTTCCCGAACCTTTTTTCGATACCAGGATTTTCGCCCTGGACATGGGCGCGCTTCTGGCCGGAACCAAGTTCAGGGGAGACTTTGAAAACAGGCTCAAGGGAGTAATCAAGGAAATAAAAGAGATCCCCGGGGCCATACTTTTCATCGACGAGATTCATACAATAGTCGGGGCCGGGGCCACCAGCGGTGGCTCCATGGACGCCTCCAACATCCTCAAGCCTGTGCTTGCCTCGGGTGAAATCCGCTGTATCGGCTCCACCACCTATGAAGAATTCAAGAACCATTTTGAAAAAGACAAGGCCCTGTCCCGCAGATTTCAGAAGATAGAACTGCCCGAACCAAGCACCAGCGAAAGCCTGGAAATACTCAAGGGGCTGCAGCCCTACTACGAGGAATTCCACCACGTAAAATACATGCCCTCTGCCCTGAAGGCGGCAGTGGATCTTTCTGCACGCTACATCAACGACCGCTATCTTCCGGATAAGGCCATTGATGTCCTGGACGAGGCAGGGTCCATCTTTGTCCTCTCCGGATCCGGCAAGACCAAGAAGCAGATTTCACCCAAGGATATTGAACAGGTGGTCTCCAGAATGGCCAAGATCCCCTCCAGGCAGATTTCCTCTTCTGACAAGGAAAAACTTTTCAGCCTGGACCAGCACCTGCAGGACGCCATCTTCGGCCAGGACAAGGCCATACAGGCCCTGACCAGGGCTGTAAAACGCTCTCGGGCGGGCCTTCGCGAGGAAAACAAAACCATTGGCAACTTCCTGCTCATAGGCCCCACCGGAGTGGGCAAGACCGAGCTTTCCAGGCAGATGGCCCAGGTCATGGGCGTGAGCTTCATCCGTTTCGACATGAGCGAATACATGGAAAAACACGCCGTGGCCAGACTCATCGGAGCTCCTCCAGGATACGTGGGCTTTGACCAGGGCGGCCTGCTAACGGAATCAATCCGCAAGAATCCTTACAGCATTCTTCTTCTGGACGAGATCGAAAAGGCTCACCCGGACATGTTCAACATCCTGCTGCAGATAATGGATTACGCCACCCTCACCGACAACAGCGGACGAAAGGCCGACTTTCGCCATGTGACCCTTCTTATGACCTCCAATGCCGGGGCCAGGGAAATGAGTTCCCCCAGCATCGGCTTCGGGCAGGAGAATCAGGAGGACCTTACCGCCAAGGGGGTCAAGGCTGTGGAAAACATGTTCAGCCCTGAATTCCGCAACCGCCTTGATGCAATAATCCCCTTCAACGCTCTGAGCAAGGAAGTGATGCAGCAGGTTGTGGACAAAAGCATCCGGGAGCTCAATCAGCAGCTCAAGGGCAAGAAGGTCCAGGTCCAGCTGTCTGCGCCGGCCAGGGAATGGCTGGCTGAAAAAGGCTATGATCCCACTTTCGGGGCCAGGCCCCTGGCCAGGCTGATTCAGGAGCAGATCAAGGATCCCCTGGCGGAAAAGCTTTTGTTCGGGCAGAATAACAAAAAGTCCGTGGTCAAGGTGGAGCACGACAAAAAAAATGACCAGTTAAAGTTTAAGTGACCATTACCTTCCTCTCCAGGAACCTTGAATTCCCGCACCCCGGTCAGGCCGGCCCAGACGGGCTGCTGGCCGTGGGCGGGGATCTCACGCCTGAGCGCCTTATCGCGGCTTACAGCCGGGGTATTTTCCCCTGGTACGGCCCGGGCTCTCCCATTTTGTGGTGGTCTCCTGACCCCAGGCTTGTTCTCTTTCCCGGCAGCCTGCACATACCAAGAAGCCTGCGCCGGGTGCTCAACTCCGGAAAATTCACCATAACCGCGGACCAGGCCTTTGAAAAAGTGATAGAATACTGTGCCGGAATCAAAAGAGCCGGTGGTCACGGTACCTGGCTGGTGCCGGAGATGATCAGCGCCTATATCCGCCTGCACCACATGGGCATTGCCCATTCAGTGGAAGCCTGGCATAGAGGACAGCTGGCCGGAGGAATTTACGGCCTGGCCCTGGGCAGCATTTTTTTCGGGGAATCCATGTTCTACAGGGTGCCGGATGCATCCAAGACAGCACTGGTATACCTCTGCAGAATCATGCAGAATAAAGGATACCTGCTCATGGATTGCCAGCAGACAACAAGGCACATGCTTCGTTTCGGGGCACAGGAGGTATCCAGGGCCTTTTTTCTGGAAGAACTGGGAAAGGGGAAAAACCAAACCCGGGACAGGACCGAAAAGTGGGACTTTTCGTGTAACCCCTCAGGGTTCTTCATCCCGGAGAATGGGAGGGTGGGCGCTTAGGTCGTAAAATCCGTGCACTGCAAAATCCAGGGAATAATTGGGAACCTTATCCAGACGGATACGCCCCATGTTTTCATCTTCTGGCATGTCGGCCAGGGGAACAACTCCCGACGGAACAGGAAAAGGCAGGGCAGCACTGTTTATGACTGTAAGGCGTCCGGCATACCTGTTCTGCAGGTACTGAACCAGATGGTCGCGCTCCCTGCGGGTAAAGGCTTCCATAATGGCCCGGACTGCATCCTTTTCACCGTCCTCCATCTCCTGCAGGGATTTGCCCAGTATTTTGGTCCAGTCATAAGACTGCAGTTCCTCAGGGTCCCAGTGGCCGCGAAAGAGGTGAACCTCCACGTTTTTACGGCCCTTGAAGGATTTGATGCTCATATTGACCACATAGGCCCGTTCAAGGGGCAGTTCCTGTTCCGGGGCGACAATATTTAATTCCATAGGTTCTCCATTGTCCTTACAAGGGCAATCTAAGGCGGAAGCCGGTACCGGCTTCCGCCTTTAAAAAAATATTTCAGATTTTAGCATCCAATAAACATGTTCTGCCCAATACATCTGTAACTGTAACAAACTAAGGCGGGCTTTGCCCGCAACCCAATAAAGAAAAGAGCTATTTGACAGGATTAACAGGATTAAGAGATGGATAAAGAAAAAAATCATTTTGTCCTGGCCGGAAGC contains these protein-coding regions:
- the aat gene encoding leucyl/phenylalanyl-tRNA--protein transferase, which codes for MTITFLSRNLEFPHPGQAGPDGLLAVGGDLTPERLIAAYSRGIFPWYGPGSPILWWSPDPRLVLFPGSLHIPRSLRRVLNSGKFTITADQAFEKVIEYCAGIKRAGGHGTWLVPEMISAYIRLHHMGIAHSVEAWHRGQLAGGIYGLALGSIFFGESMFYRVPDASKTALVYLCRIMQNKGYLLMDCQQTTRHMLRFGAQEVSRAFFLEELGKGKNQTRDRTEKWDFSCNPSGFFIPENGRVGA
- the mrdA gene encoding penicillin-binding protein 2, which produces MSLFEEKSLLREKLGYNFLLFLVVALFCVFAVRLWYLQVYKADYFFEKAQDNVQRRQLVYAPRGLFQDRDGRLLAVNEPSYSLALVREDTPDIDRTLKQISRWTNIPLEQIRAEFERGRDMVRSFEKQVLVSNLSYELLTRVETEVPYWPGVKIMVQPRRKYPQGEVLSHVLGYVAQASEEELKRDPGLRLGDNVGKHGLELTMEQTLRGTKGLKQQEVDAAGRVLREQVLQYPESGQNVQLSIDLDLQKHIYSQMQGKSGAVVVLDADTGQVRALVSTPGYDNNKFVFGISHADWRDLIEDPHRPLRNRTIQNAYPPGSVFKPVMAALGLEEGFDPEEEIFCRARYRLGNRVFRCWHHHGDVDMSKALVQSCDTYFYKLARKLGVDKMSPFAKKSGLGKPTGINLPHERAGIIPDRDWKLRNVGEAWRGGDNLNMVIGQGFVQTTPLQMAVFTAALTNGGTLYRPSLLLEEKKLDPQPLPWQEETLDFIYQAMVDTVEKERGTARRLRTRDVEVGGKTGTAQVVRLMPEHEDDELEAVDYWFRHHGWMISTARKGDENYAVATLVEHGGSGSGAAGPVVKSIYDYLFSSEKAAQEDLP
- the truA gene encoding tRNA pseudouridine(38-40) synthase TruA — its product is MDMRVRLTLAYDGTGYNGWQIQKDGLTIQGELEKALSRICSASIRVHGSGRTDAGVHALGQVAHFDPPPKFLNVPWNRALNAVLPPGIRVLDFARTDRKFHARFSARAKQYSYTLWTQGAFFYPQRRNFVWNTGPLDLEAMQEATTCLTGSHDFNCFMNKGTEITDTIRTVRNILLAPGFTPQETVVWIQADGFLKQMARNIVSALVQVGRKKLSQAELKSIIQGRDRALAPATAPARGLCLEHVTY
- the clpA gene encoding ATP-dependent Clp protease ATP-binding subunit ClpA, with translation MLSKELERIIARAIREVKVRHHEYLTLEHILYAYLMDDKGKEVLSDCGADLFKLKNQLERFFTDHMEVMPPSGDREVVQTIGVQRVMHKALSQIQSSGKNMIQAGDLLAAMFEEEEAFAVYYLQSQGLSRLDILEYISHGMEKDRPGSACSGCKPKEKNEKSALAQYTQDLVEKAGKKLIDPLVGREEELKRVIQVLLRRRKNNPIFVGDAGVGKTAMAEGLALQISQKKVPEPFFDTRIFALDMGALLAGTKFRGDFENRLKGVIKEIKEIPGAILFIDEIHTIVGAGATSGGSMDASNILKPVLASGEIRCIGSTTYEEFKNHFEKDKALSRRFQKIELPEPSTSESLEILKGLQPYYEEFHHVKYMPSALKAAVDLSARYINDRYLPDKAIDVLDEAGSIFVLSGSGKTKKQISPKDIEQVVSRMAKIPSRQISSSDKEKLFSLDQHLQDAIFGQDKAIQALTRAVKRSRAGLREENKTIGNFLLIGPTGVGKTELSRQMAQVMGVSFIRFDMSEYMEKHAVARLIGAPPGYVGFDQGGLLTESIRKNPYSILLLDEIEKAHPDMFNILLQIMDYATLTDNSGRKADFRHVTLLMTSNAGAREMSSPSIGFGQENQEDLTAKGVKAVENMFSPEFRNRLDAIIPFNALSKEVMQQVVDKSIRELNQQLKGKKVQVQLSAPAREWLAEKGYDPTFGARPLARLIQEQIKDPLAEKLLFGQNNKKSVVKVEHDKKNDQLKFK
- the clpS gene encoding ATP-dependent Clp protease adapter ClpS, which encodes MSKELTGTLPSPGTVSEEEIKEPQRYKVLLHNDDYTTMEFVVHVLQKVFHKTESEAMHIMLSVHKNGTGVCGIYTGEVAETKVAMVTSMARKKGYPLKCTMEEV
- a CDS encoding rod shape-determining protein, which codes for MTRILDRLFGAVSNDLAIDLGTANTCVYVKGKGIVLREPSVVAVKRDLRGNNKVLAVGEEAKKMLGRTPGNITAIRPMKDGVIADFEVTEAMLRHFITKVHNSRRLVRPRIIICVPTGITQVEKRAVKESAQSAGAREVYLIEEPMAAAIGANLPITEPTSNMVVDIGGGTTEVAVISLSGIVYSRSVRVGGDKMDDSIKHHVKRKYNMLIGESNAEIIKNTIASAYPLDDEQQMVVKGRDLVSGIPQNITITSEEVRKAISEQVESIVQAVRIALEQTPPELASDIVDRGIVLTGGGALLKGLDRLLMDETSLPITVIEDPLSTVAVGSGKVLDNLDVLKEVTID
- the mreC gene encoding rod shape-determining protein MreC, with amino-acid sequence MLKPGVRVHSMAQDFWERYVYLVDVHQENRELRRELDSLKLELAAKSEKAAFAERLEDLLEFTSPPGWSSSGLRVVAHNYGPLGVLESIIVDKGRLQGISSNMPVVAPEGVLGRTYKTGLNFSTVLLLSDPNSRIPVVSSRSRTPGIIAGQGQNKPLAVQYVHLNAPLQEGEYLVTSGTAGIYPKGLPVARVSRVERSEIRLFQLVEAEKLVSAMDREEVMVLDNITKLRTDYLDFDGIIRDFSGEDMLLDERGGYDF
- a CDS encoding TIGR01212 family radical SAM protein (This family includes YhcC from E. coli K-12, an uncharacterized radical SAM protein.) — encoded protein: MDIYNTLSSHWRKKFNTRVQKIPLDAGFDCPNRDGTISDKGCIFCNPAGSGTGLYSSGMSLEQQYQYWRTKYLSRHPEALFAAYLQSFSNTYGPAFRIKNCLKELASLPGLEVLCTGTRPDCLDQEKMRILAGFQAKETWLEMGLQSSRPETLKRINRGHTPDDFAHACRMAHREGLKVCAHVIAGLPGENLEDFLETVDFINLLPVQGIKVHNIYVCKNTPLAGWWRQGLFTPLSREEYVNWAVAALSRLRPDIVVHRLTGDPSGDELLTPEWSRDKTTTINSIKKSMQSRDLKQGADCRLSADVASADALSTCASRQE